In one window of Bdellovibrio bacteriovorus W DNA:
- a CDS encoding rod shape-determining protein MreC (COG1792 Cell shape-determining protein) — MNFFNFDFKKLVMIGIVLALPLISINMQQRPQESPWLEKPFQLLGSSLSEVFFTFSAGVKDTTGMYVNLIDVKKKSEDLTSQNNELRSRLERMKEIVLENDRLRELLEFKQQSKMTLKAAQVIGRDLVIDHNTISINKGAQDGIKEGLAVITTGGVLGYIYKAEPFTSSVILITDRYAVVDGIVQRTRTHGIVEGKSQYGSTLNLKYVEKAEDVQVGDLIVTGGLDNIFPKGLPIAVVETVEKKNFAISVKVELRPVVDPYKVEEVFVVLNSNAEDFGERFAPKPTEEPALEEKAQ; from the coding sequence TTGAACTTTTTCAACTTTGATTTTAAAAAACTAGTGATGATTGGGATCGTCCTGGCTCTTCCCCTGATCTCCATCAATATGCAACAACGCCCCCAAGAATCTCCTTGGCTGGAAAAACCCTTCCAACTTCTTGGCAGTTCCCTTTCTGAGGTCTTCTTTACCTTTAGCGCTGGCGTCAAAGACACGACGGGAATGTACGTCAATTTGATCGATGTCAAAAAAAAGAGCGAAGATCTGACAAGTCAGAACAACGAATTACGCTCTCGTTTAGAACGCATGAAGGAAATCGTTCTAGAAAACGACCGCCTGCGTGAATTACTGGAGTTTAAGCAACAATCCAAAATGACTTTGAAAGCCGCCCAAGTTATTGGCAGAGACCTTGTCATTGATCACAATACGATCTCTATCAACAAAGGTGCGCAAGATGGAATTAAAGAAGGCCTAGCCGTTATTACAACAGGCGGCGTTCTTGGTTACATCTATAAAGCAGAACCCTTCACCTCTAGTGTCATTCTCATCACAGATCGCTATGCGGTAGTCGATGGAATCGTGCAAAGAACTCGCACGCACGGAATCGTTGAGGGCAAAAGCCAGTACGGCAGTACTTTGAATTTAAAATACGTCGAAAAAGCCGAGGACGTTCAAGTGGGTGACCTCATCGTTACCGGAGGCTTGGACAATATCTTCCCTAAAGGTTTACCGATTGCCGTTGTTGAAACAGTCGAAAAGAAAAACTTCGCCATCTCCGTCAAAGTTGAACTGCGCCCTGTGGTGGATCCCTACAAAGTGGAGGAAGTTTTTGTTGTTCTGAACTCCAACGCCGAAGACTTTGGCGAAAGGTTTGCTCCAAAACCTACTGAAGAGCCCGCTCTTGAGGAGAAAGCACAGTGA
- a CDS encoding soluble lytic murein transglycosylase (COG0741 Soluble lytic murein transglycosylase and related regulatory proteins (some contain LysM/invasin domains)), which translates to MLTQNLRIGLTISALTATSLLFNNMDFFKWDTMMLTPLEAVNETHRASHAKELLGANYEFSDASKVAGSARLNEHIHDKVLKGLPPQWKDQARAISRTLILESERYAMDPVLLLAVIRTESRFNPTIRGGHGEIGLMQIKPDTAQWIAKKFDLELPSEESLFDPIQNIKYGTAYLSYLRSQFTGNATNYISAYNMGPRNVKRLRAQNIKPEIYSGKVMGNYVRYYKKISHSDNTLLASIN; encoded by the coding sequence ATGCTTACTCAAAATCTCAGAATTGGATTAACGATCAGCGCACTCACTGCGACCTCGCTTCTATTCAATAACATGGATTTCTTTAAATGGGACACGATGATGCTTACACCTCTTGAGGCTGTGAACGAAACCCATCGCGCATCCCACGCTAAGGAGCTTCTGGGCGCAAACTATGAATTCAGTGATGCTTCCAAAGTTGCTGGAAGCGCCCGCCTGAATGAACACATTCACGATAAAGTTCTTAAAGGTCTTCCGCCTCAATGGAAAGATCAGGCCCGTGCCATTTCTAGAACTTTGATTTTGGAAAGTGAAAGATACGCTATGGACCCCGTGCTTTTACTGGCTGTTATTCGCACAGAAAGCCGCTTTAATCCAACGATTCGCGGAGGGCATGGGGAAATCGGCCTTATGCAAATCAAACCTGATACCGCTCAGTGGATCGCCAAAAAGTTCGACCTCGAACTTCCAAGTGAAGAGTCCCTTTTTGATCCAATTCAGAATATCAAATACGGCACGGCTTATTTAAGTTACTTGCGCTCGCAATTTACTGGAAATGCTACAAACTATATTTCTGCTTACAACATGGGCCCTAGAAATGTAAAACGCTTGCGCGCACAGAATATCAAACCAGAAATCTACTCCGGCAAAGTGATGGGGAACTATGTAAGATATTATAAAAAGATTTCTCACTCTGATAACACTCTTCTGGCGTCGATAAACTAA
- a CDS encoding penicillin-binding protein (COG0768 Cell division protein FtsI/penicillin-binding protein 2), with protein MNNYVNNPDEAKDYHGRYKIFYFVIAFTLAIFTMRLWYLQVISGNELREFSEKNRIKQNKIAAPRGMMLDRDGKVLVENLPGFEAIISPQYVESLDKLAKTVGPVLGMEPDKLSAKITKGRRQNGPFAQIRLKENLSRDEVIRLKRMRLDIPGLEIRESIVRNYPLKENGAQLLGYVGEISKRQLPLLNEQYKGEMRFEQGDIIGKSGLEETLERDIRGADGVSFIQVDAHGREAVTQTPNIYGQEIKDQMAVPGDNAVLTIDRDIQEAAYKSFTANNRIGAVVAMKTNGEVLAWVSNPSFDPNEFSTGISSATWSRLINDPFKPLRNKVIQDHNSPGSIFKPLVAVPALQEKIITPTTIVASPGVFHFGRRPYHDHLRGGHGNITVYEALERSSNVFFYKMGIALGVDKMYDYIHLLGIGQKTGIELAREVSGTMPNSAWKKATVGEEWQPGENLSTAIGQGFVNVTPLSMAIAYNTIGTEGKVVKPFIVRKIIDQNGKVLRENFPQVVRDLQETQPNGVRISESTFKVVKEGMRRVANGERGTARHWKVPGIEMAGKTGTAQVMGFSADQIYAKCESRPIHMRHHGWFVAYAPADKPEITIAALAEHACHGSTGAAPIVRDIALAYFQKYHPEIIEAAKNKPARKAAPVVAPIAVEEGD; from the coding sequence ATGAATAATTACGTAAATAATCCCGATGAAGCGAAGGATTACCATGGTCGATATAAGATCTTTTACTTCGTAATTGCTTTCACACTGGCTATTTTCACAATGCGCCTTTGGTATCTACAGGTCATTTCAGGAAATGAACTTCGTGAGTTCTCTGAGAAGAATCGTATCAAACAAAACAAAATTGCTGCACCTCGCGGAATGATGCTCGATCGCGACGGTAAGGTCTTGGTTGAAAATCTACCGGGCTTTGAGGCGATCATCTCTCCACAGTACGTTGAAAGTCTTGATAAGTTAGCTAAAACCGTAGGCCCTGTTCTTGGAATGGAGCCAGATAAGCTTTCTGCAAAAATCACTAAAGGTCGCCGTCAAAATGGCCCCTTTGCGCAAATTCGCCTAAAAGAAAACTTAAGCCGCGATGAAGTGATCCGACTTAAGAGAATGCGCTTGGATATTCCGGGGCTTGAAATCCGCGAATCCATCGTCAGAAATTATCCTCTTAAAGAGAATGGCGCCCAACTTTTAGGTTATGTAGGTGAGATTTCCAAACGCCAACTTCCATTACTGAACGAGCAATACAAAGGTGAGATGCGCTTTGAACAAGGTGATATCATCGGAAAGAGCGGTCTTGAAGAAACCCTTGAACGCGATATTCGTGGGGCCGACGGTGTTAGCTTTATTCAGGTCGATGCCCATGGCCGCGAAGCCGTGACGCAAACTCCAAATATCTACGGACAAGAAATCAAAGATCAGATGGCAGTTCCTGGCGACAACGCTGTTTTAACCATCGATCGTGATATTCAAGAAGCAGCTTACAAGTCTTTCACTGCCAATAATCGTATCGGCGCTGTTGTTGCCATGAAAACAAATGGTGAAGTCTTGGCTTGGGTGAGCAACCCTTCCTTTGACCCTAATGAATTCTCTACAGGTATTTCTTCAGCGACTTGGTCAAGATTGATTAATGATCCCTTCAAACCACTTCGCAACAAAGTGATTCAGGACCACAACTCCCCTGGGTCTATCTTTAAACCTTTAGTGGCAGTTCCTGCTCTTCAAGAGAAAATCATCACACCAACAACGATCGTGGCCTCCCCAGGAGTGTTCCACTTCGGTCGTCGCCCCTACCATGACCACTTACGCGGTGGACACGGTAACATCACAGTCTATGAAGCTCTTGAGAGATCTTCGAACGTCTTTTTCTACAAGATGGGTATCGCACTTGGGGTCGATAAAATGTATGACTACATTCACCTCTTGGGAATTGGCCAAAAAACGGGAATCGAGCTTGCTCGTGAAGTTTCCGGTACTATGCCGAATTCAGCTTGGAAGAAAGCCACTGTAGGCGAAGAGTGGCAACCCGGTGAGAATCTAAGTACCGCCATCGGTCAAGGCTTTGTGAACGTCACACCTTTATCTATGGCGATTGCCTACAATACAATTGGTACTGAAGGAAAAGTAGTAAAGCCATTTATCGTTCGTAAGATCATTGACCAAAATGGCAAAGTCTTACGTGAAAACTTCCCGCAAGTGGTTCGCGATCTTCAAGAAACGCAACCCAACGGCGTTCGAATTTCCGAAAGTACTTTCAAAGTTGTCAAAGAAGGTATGCGTCGCGTGGCCAATGGCGAACGCGGTACTGCCCGTCATTGGAAAGTTCCTGGCATCGAAATGGCCGGAAAAACAGGAACCGCTCAGGTCATGGGGTTTTCAGCAGATCAGATTTATGCGAAATGCGAGAGCCGCCCTATCCATATGCGCCATCACGGCTGGTTCGTAGCCTATGCTCCTGCTGACAAACCAGAGATCACTATTGCTGCGCTAGCTGAACACGCCTGCCATGGAAGTACGGGAGCGGCTCCCATCGTTCGCGACATTGCTTTAGCTTACTTCCAAAAATACCATCCTGAAATTATCGAAGCTGCGAAAAACAAACCTGCTCGTAAGGCAGCCCCTGTTGTAGCCCCTATTGCTGTGGAAGAGGGAGATTGA
- a CDS encoding thioredoxin (COG0526 Thiol-disulfide isomerase and thioredoxins): MSTFTTAVTDSSFDTEVLNSSTPVLVDFWAEWCGPCRALAPKLEEVAQELGGKVKIVKVNVDENPSTPGKYGIRGIPAMLLFKGGSEVGQLVGNHPKEAIVDFLNKNV; encoded by the coding sequence ATGAGCACATTTACAACTGCTGTCACAGACAGTTCATTTGATACAGAGGTTTTAAACTCTTCAACACCGGTACTAGTAGATTTCTGGGCTGAGTGGTGTGGGCCTTGTCGTGCTCTTGCTCCAAAGCTTGAAGAAGTAGCTCAAGAACTTGGTGGAAAAGTTAAAATCGTAAAAGTAAACGTTGATGAAAACCCATCGACTCCAGGTAAATACGGAATCCGTGGCATCCCTGCGATGTTGCTTTTCAAAGGTGGCAGCGAAGTGGGTCAGCTAGTTGGAAATCATCCAAAAGAGGCGATCGTAGATTTCCTGAATAAGAACGTTTAG
- a CDS encoding rod shape-determining protein (COG0772 Bacterial cell division membrane protein), with the protein MFSSLNVQERNIFKRLDFNLIIVIFALNLIGLINLYSATHGPSSTDVASLFISQIMWLIVGWVVFLVVTLVDYNFVNRLAIIIYILNLLAIIYVTFFGKVALGAQRWIDLGFFRYQPSETMKLALIMMMAKILANRNPLGNGMGFKELAAPLITLGIPFVFVVEQPDLGTAMMLAAIGGTLLIFSKVKKWILATIFALGIIALPIAWKFVLHDYQKNRVLTFLSPTSDPRGTGYNSIQSKIAVGSGRLFGKGFMKGTQSQLEFLPERHTDFIYSVLSEEYGFVGSISVVGLFIFLFLIGIRIAMNARDKFGALLTVGVLAYVFWHMFVNIGMVIGLLPIVGVPLPLLSYGGSSMLTTMAGLGLISSVSYRRYFF; encoded by the coding sequence GTGTTTTCATCTTTGAATGTTCAAGAACGCAATATTTTTAAACGTCTTGATTTTAATCTGATCATTGTCATCTTTGCTCTAAACCTGATTGGCCTTATTAATTTATATAGTGCCACTCATGGTCCAAGCTCTACAGATGTCGCCTCTTTATTTATCTCTCAAATCATGTGGTTGATTGTAGGTTGGGTTGTCTTCTTAGTCGTCACGTTAGTGGACTATAACTTCGTGAATAGACTCGCCATAATTATTTACATCCTCAATCTTCTAGCGATCATTTATGTGACCTTCTTTGGTAAAGTTGCACTTGGAGCTCAGCGCTGGATTGATCTTGGTTTTTTCCGCTATCAACCTTCAGAGACAATGAAGCTAGCACTCATCATGATGATGGCGAAAATCCTAGCCAATAGAAACCCTTTGGGGAACGGCATGGGCTTTAAAGAGCTCGCTGCCCCTCTTATCACTCTTGGTATTCCCTTTGTCTTTGTCGTCGAGCAGCCGGATTTAGGAACTGCGATGATGTTGGCAGCCATCGGCGGAACACTTCTCATTTTTTCAAAAGTAAAAAAATGGATTCTTGCGACCATCTTTGCCTTAGGTATCATTGCTCTTCCAATTGCATGGAAGTTTGTTCTTCATGATTACCAAAAGAATCGTGTCCTTACTTTCCTTTCTCCAACAAGCGATCCTCGCGGGACTGGTTACAATAGTATTCAATCAAAAATTGCAGTGGGTTCAGGAAGACTCTTTGGCAAAGGTTTTATGAAAGGCACTCAGTCTCAACTTGAGTTCCTGCCAGAGCGCCATACGGACTTTATCTACTCTGTTCTTAGTGAAGAGTATGGATTTGTGGGTTCAATCTCTGTTGTCGGTCTTTTCATCTTCTTGTTTCTTATCGGCATTCGCATCGCCATGAATGCTCGAGACAAGTTCGGAGCCTTGCTAACCGTGGGTGTACTTGCCTATGTATTCTGGCACATGTTTGTGAATATCGGCATGGTGATTGGACTGTTGCCTATCGTGGGAGTTCCACTTCCTCTACTCTCGTATGGTGGCTCTAGTATGCTCACGACCATGGCAGGTTTAGGATTAATTTCAAGCGTTTCTTACAGAAGATACTTCTTCTAA